The nucleotide window TACAAAGAACTTGTTGCTATAtctaaaattagggttgaattcgatttaaactaactcaatttcaaatttaagttcagATTGAATGAGTTTAGTTTAAGCTTGATTGAATAGaattcaaagtaaaaattttttgagtagaatttgaacctcaACTTATTAATGTTGAATCAATCTTGAACTGACTCTTCAAGATTATAGCCAACATCAAATTAGGTTTTGTTTAATCTCAATCCAAATCTGATCCAACCTTTCTAAAATAAAGTAAGGACTTAAAACTTTGTTATTTCTCTGAGGAATGAAATTAACTTacgttttaaattaatatattaatcatatcgtttgagtttttcttatttttaaatatatttttttaaaagtttttgtgatattttgaatacacatatatgagattttaaaaacccaaacattcATCCATGAATAaactattgttaaattttttttttttagggttaaaggtaaaatcatcattttatcaataatattcaaaaatatataattttatcttattttctatctcaagttttgaaaactcattttatCTCTTAGTCTCagttttgaaaaacaattttttctctttcaaatccCTAGggaatgttataaaattatacattttttaatattattaaaaaaacgataattttacctttaactttaatagaaaattttaatagcagTTAGTTTATAGATGGGTTTTTGAAATACTGTggatgtgtttttttttttgcattaaagcttgtgtgggaaatagtcctttggcctatttaacACATGCAACATTATACTATACAAAATTACTTGTCcctttttcataatttcataatATTCAATTTACTTTTTATCCATGATGAAATTAggcttgaatttgatttgaatcgaatATTCTCGAGATTGACAACATGAGATTTGAACTTaacttgaaattaatttaattttatatttaattcaaattcaaatattcagaTTGACTCAAACTTTGTTTTTGGAAAATGAGTATAGTCGTTGggttaaacttaaatattctcGTGTTAGATAACTCACTAATTTATAAATCTTGAGCAATGCAAGGGCCTCAAATATTGATTAATCCAAATTACAACTATGGAAACGACTACTTTCTAGCTTCTTATTAGAAGTTCACATGACATGTTTTTTAAAGATGCAATGGATAATGATAAATGACATCATTAGCCCTCTTTTACCTTTTTAGGGTTGTGTGAATCCCAGCCAAGTTCAAATTATCTTGAACTCAACTTGTATTTATAACACCtatctcaaatttgagttgataCAGAGTTTAATAAGGATGTCAGTgggataaatattgttattaacAAAGTGAATAACATTGTGAAAGGGGATGGGGTGAACATATTTACTAGAAAGACAAATCAATTGAACTTGAGCCAAACAGTTAAGTTCaagttttaactcaagtttaacttattcaatttgaatgatTGTTTTGAGCCAAATTGGCTAGATTCAAATTCACCCAACTTTTGGCTGTCTGCCcatatctttgtttttattcCATCATTTTATCTCTCTTCACCTTTCTTAGGTTCATGCAAGAATTTATgcttttcttattattaaattatgggatattataaattcatggtcaattttagaaatttatagtgaaaatacacatatttcaaaatatctaaataacttaaagatattaattttaacaaaacaaaaaatttatcaaagagTAGTGCTGTATATATACTAACaaagtaaatattaatatttctgtatcatcatataattatatgatttaattatttattttaattctaattaaaatccAAATGACGACATATCAATTGTTATTATACGTTAGTACACATTTTGTTAGTGCATAAAGTATTTTAGTCATGACAATTTTTAGAACGTATAAAATGCCCTAAAATTATTGAagcaacttttaaaatttttgttataccTTCTAAAAGCTTCATGCATAACAATCCTCTTATACAAAGAACTTGTTGCTATAtctaaaattagggttgaattcgatttaaactaactcaatttcaaatttgagttcagaTTGAACgaattaagtttaagtttgattgaatagaattcaaagtaaaaaatttttgagtagaatttgaacctcaACTTATTAATGTTGAACTGACTCTTTATGAGTATAGCCAACATTGAATTAGGTTTTGTTTAATCTGAATCCAAATCTGATCcaatctttttaaaataaagtaagaACTTAAAACTTCGTTATTTATCTGAAGAATGAAATTAActtacattttaaattaatatattactcGTATCGTTtgagtttttcttattttttaatcttttttttaagggtttttgtgatattttaattttttatcataattaatcatataattatgtatttttactatgaatttttggaaaaattatcCATACTGACGACGGCAAAAGTATCAACCTTATCACTAATGTGTAAACGTGGCTCCCTCGTCAGATTCTTTGCTTTAGGCTGCGACTGAGTCAGGCAGAAGTGCTTTTGATTCATCAGCTTAAAGTGCTTTGTGTAAAAGCACTTATTCTATTATAATACCTCCAAACTGTATGACATCATCAATATGGAGCTTCAAACTTTCATGAATTTGTCTtcttaatattgtttatttatttatagttttgtacGGTGGTGAAGAGGTCCGagtattatattttgaaagGCCAGAAGACTTCTTCCCACAAGGTATAGGGAAATCCCGATCACGTAtccatcaacttttaaaaatttaaacattggtctattatttaatttttattaaaatttcttattaaagttaaaaataaaattatattcataaacttttaaaaatttaaacactcacccatcatccaatttttattaaaattttttattagagttaaagataaaatcgttactttaatagtaatattaaaaaaattatacctttATCATTTTTCCTTCGGTTTTTTAAGAccaacaattttacccttattttcaaaacttttctagttttaaaatgTAGCTTTTTCACCCCTAAATCCTTAGGTTTCTTCCCTCCATCTCCCGCTACCATTCAGCATGGCGATAGTTGAGAGAAGACGGCAATagatatcttttcatttttgtcGATGAAGGGACTACGACAAAGACGTCTCTTCATTGACATCTTCATTGATGGAGACAAAACGTCAACAAAGACGTCTCTTTGTTGATGGAGACGAAGCGTCAATGAAGAGATGTCTCTTCATCATTGTCTAGGAAGAGATGAAGATTCTTTCCCTCTTCTTGGATGGGTTGTCGACGGAGATGAATATACGTCTCTTCATCTCTTCGTTGATGCTTCATCTCGTTGACAAAAACCTCTCTTCATCAACGAAGATGAAGAGACTTTTGTCGCCAAGCTAGATGGTtgtcaaagagagagagaagaaaccTAGGGATGTGGGGGTGAAAAAGCtacttttttaaactaaaaaagttttgaaaataggtgaaattgttggttttcaaaatctgggggggggggggggaggggagaataaaattatagtttttttaatgttaCTAATCAAATAATGGTTTTAACTTTGACTCTAATAGAAATTGGGTAATGCatgggtgtttaagttttttaaagttaattagtATGTGTTTGAAATTTcaccataccttgggtgggaaaaagtcttttggctatTTTAAAAGTAGGAACTTGAAACCTTAAACCTGCTTACAGAGTACCGGTTCCAAAGATTTAAGAATCAGAACCTATCTTGTGAGGTCTGGTTTCAGTTCCAGGTACCTTATGTCTTTTACATGGAtaattcataaatttgaatcacaCAAACAACATAGCATCAAACTTGTAACTACAAATTACAATGGCCCTAACAGAAGATGAAGACAACGAGGGCGGTAGCAAGGGGGTGGAAGATGATGCATGACGACGACGATAGCAAGAGTGTTTagggattttgaatttttgatagtaAATGCTTAAATGGAGAAATATGAGATAGACTGAAcgaggcaaaaaaaaaaaagaaaagaaaagaaactggTTCCAAACTAGGTATCCTATTCCCTATTCTAGTTCTGGTTTTCGAATAGATTCTAATTCTATAAAGTGATGGAACCGAGAAGCTACTTGCACAGTGTCGATTCCTTAAATTTGAGAACTAGAACCTGCCTGAAGAATTGATAAGTATTTTCGTCATATGTTTCTGAATTgatcagattcaatttttttttttttgaagaatttcaaCTTCTATCAATCATGTTGCATAGAATCAAAGTACCGTAAAAAATGGCCAATCTaatgaataatatattgtaTGGGTTCTTGTGGCCTGTAAGCACTTTAAAGGCAACAAGAAGACCTGATTCTCTAGTGACCCGTGGAACAAATTCCTGAAAATGTTGAGaccttttttaatctttcttctGTTCATCTATGCAATATATGTTGGAAAGAAAATGGAAGAGCTAAGGCTATAGAGTCATCAATACTTATAGTGTAAGATTCAATTCCAGTAGCCCCCAAAGGTTAGTATCAATGGCAAAAGATAGTGGCAAAAAAGTCTGTGTTTGAAACTTACTAAGGAGTATTAATTGTGAGATCagttattagatttaatattttacttgtttgatctcttaatttatctaatgcaaTAGACCAGAATTTTCATATGTTTGATGAGATCTATTCAATTGTAAAGAAATGGTCCGAATCAAGTAGGactctcatatttaaaaaaaaaaaatcaattcaagaggctGGAATGCAAGAAAGTTTCATCTTTGAAATGAGACCTTGAGCTCCCAACCCAAAAAGGCATTTTTCCAAAGCCTTTCTTTTCTGATTTGCTTTTGCTTACactgattaattttttttgtaatggtTTTTGCTGAGATAAGCCAAATTGACCCACCATGTCATGAGCTCTTTCTTTACACATAATCAAATCTTTGAGATCCTCTCTGTGCATTAAGCTTATCTCTAACTTCCATTTTTGTGATGAAAATTAATGACCATTTTGAGTAATTGGTTCAAATCTACTTGTCATTTCAATCCATTTACTTTAGAAGGCTtagcttttattattttagctTGATCCAATAGTGAACAACTTTGTAAACTCAGATTTACGAAAACTGCCAAAGTATAAATGGATTAAGAATAGTGGCTCTACTTCAAGCAATGGCCATAATCTTGGTAAGGTGTACCATGCCAATAAGAGCATATGCCCTTCAGTTTTCCAAGTCAGCCCTGCTTCTGCTTTTCCATTTTGAGCTTAAAATTCCATTGGCAAAAGCAAAAGCAGCGTAAAAAAATCTCCTCCTTTCTTTCCCCTGTGCTTACACAACATTTCCAGCCCCATTCTTCAATACaaagcaatatatatatatcatcacatgcAACTTAGtcatcttcctttttcttttttattcactTTTATCTTCATTACTTTTTATCTCTTCTCTGTTACTTTCCCTTTCTCTAAAGCCTTCAATTCTTCTCCATTTTCAAAGGCTGAATCCTGCCTGTGTCTTTTAACTACTAAAGACATTGTTTGCATCTCATTAAATATCCTTCTCAGTTTCCTCCTCAACAAACAATCATGGCTACCAAAAAGCCCAAAACAGCTTCTACATGCCTCTTCTTGTTCCTCCTATCATTCCTCAGCCTCTCCATTTCATCTTCTGGTAAGTCTCTTTCATTTCTGAGTGTCAAACTTGCCAATTTTGAagcttttatattatttttcttctgttttttccAGGAACTTTAGTGGGACTGTCCTACAGTGTTAAAGGAAACTCAGCATATTCATTTCCTGGTGAAGTGGTTTCTTTCTTGAACCTCAACAAGGCCTCTCCTGGAGTTTCAGTTGATCTTTACTTGAATGAAAGCCTTGTTAAGAGTTTGTTGCATTCCGAATCGTCTGCAGTTTCATGGCTCCATACTCATGTTGAAACTCTTCTCCCACATTTTAGTATAAGAAGCATAGTATTAACCAGCAGAAGTGAAAATTTTTCAGGCAAAGATGTTTTAGCAAGATTGAAAGCATTTCATTTAGTCCTCAGCAAAGTTCATCTTGGCAGAAAAGTTAAGGTCTCAGTAGCTTTGTCATTGTCTTTATTAGAGAATCTTAAAACTTCCCAACCCAGAGATTTGCAGAGAATTTTTGGGTTTGTGGAGAAAATTAGATCTTTTGTTACCATTGAAGCTTGTATTGATGGAGAATTAGGCTATGGCTATCATTTAGTTCAGTTGATCAGAGAAGCTAGATTTAATCTTCCAAGCAATGATGTTCCTGTAATTTTCACATTGAAAAGCCTTGTTGCTCCTGGTGCTAGAGTTGCAGCTGAATTAGTCacaaaagtttcaaaatatTTAGAAAGCAAGACTGAATTGTATGCAGAAGTGTCTTCCCTGGAAGATTTTCTTCAGGAAAATCTTATCTCTTCGCCACGAAGAGAACTTCGAAACAACTTGAAAATAACTTCACATGACATATTGAATCCCCCTACAACCATCTTTCAAACCACTCCTCCAGGAAGTAATCCTCCTGATTTTCCTACACCAACAATTGTTACTGTCCCTGCTACAAATCCTGTCACTGTAACACCGGCAAATCCCAGTTTAACTCCTCTTCCAATTCCCTCCACCACTCCTGTGAATATCCCTCCAGCAACTCCTGTAAATCCTCCAGGGCCAATCACCAATCCCACCACGGTTCCAGCACCGATAATGGTCCCTGGAGCACAGCCTATCACAAATCCTGTAACAACATATCCAGCTCCTGCAGGAAATGTGC belongs to Mangifera indica cultivar Alphonso chromosome 2, CATAS_Mindica_2.1, whole genome shotgun sequence and includes:
- the LOC123197380 gene encoding ESX-1 secretion-associated protein EspK, which codes for MATKKPKTASTCLFLFLLSFLSLSISSSGTLVGLSYSVKGNSAYSFPGEVVSFLNLNKASPGVSVDLYLNESLVKSLLHSESSAVSWLHTHVETLLPHFSIRSIVLTSRSENFSGKDVLARLKAFHLVLSKVHLGRKVKVSVALSLSLLENLKTSQPRDLQRIFGFVEKIRSFVTIEACIDGELGYGYHLVQLIREARFNLPSNDVPVIFTLKSLVAPGARVAAELVTKVSKYLESKTELYAEVSSLEDFLQENLISSPRRELRNNLKITSHDILNPPTTIFQTTPPGSNPPDFPTPTIVTVPATNPVTVTPANPSLTPLPIPSTTPVNIPPATPVNPPGPITNPTTVPAPIMVPGAQPITNPVTTYPAPAGNVPVTTPVTNPVTPPAQINAPAIPGQSWCVARSGAPENQLQSALDYACGIGGADCSLIQQGGSCYNPDTLQSHASFAFNSYYQKNPVATSCDFGGTAVVVSTNPSSGSCVYPSSASSSSTSSMTPPSTTPTTPTTTPTPTPIATAPPATTTASPLLPGVPGSVTPPTVLNSSSPNTVFGSDSPPVVNTSTTTSIKAQHLKGYFTLVISLVTGIIILQV